CGACTGATGTTCAAAGTAAAGATAAGAAAGTCAGGTTTCTGTTTGAGAAACTCCCGAATTTTTTCCCCTTGCTCAATCGCTGAGAGACCCGGCTTGGTAAAATGGGACAACAGTCGATACGGCTGCTTCAACTCAATCAAACGCTTTTCAAGAGAGACAATACTTCTTTTCCAATAATCTGAATATTGTAACCCTGGATAGACGACAGCAATGGTCACTAACTTGTTGTCGCTATAATTATCGGCTGCCGCTCCCTGAACCGCTTTATTGAAACTGGTAAATTTTTCAATTTGATCAGGATTATTCTTTAAGTATTGGTCGACAGTCCAGTACTCACCTAATGTTTCTGCTCTCGCAAATGTACACACTGATAAGGCCAGTAAGATCAATACTAATCGATACATTGAAATGACCCCTTGGTTTAAACTCCCAAGCTTAATTTAGCATCAAAAAATGAATAAAGTATACATAAACTAAATTTCTCCAGATTGATAAAGACACCCAAGTTGTTTGCTATTAAACAATATTAACAGTTGGTTAGTGCTCGAAAAAAAGATAGCCTAACGTCTATAGAAAATCAGAATAATTAGAATAATGCCCCTACCACTCGAAGATATCCTTGTTGTTTCACTGGAGCAGGCTGTTGCCGCTCCTTACTTATCCTCTCGCCTCGCTGATGCCGGTGCCCGCGTTATCAAAATCGAACGACCGGAAGGTGACTTTGCCCGCGCCTATGACAGCGTTGTCCATGGACAAAGTGCCTATTTTGTCTGGCTGAATAGAGGAAAAGAATCCATCCAACTCAACATCAAAGAAGACGATGACCTAGCACTTCTGAAACGCATGATTTCAAAAGCGGATATCTTTATCCAAAATCTTGCACCGGGAATTGTCGATAAATTTGGTCTGGATAGTGAAACTCTCAGGCGAAACCGTCCTGAACTTATCACTGTTGATATTTCAGGTTATGGCGAAACTGGCCCCTTCGCCAAGATGAAGGCCTATGACATGCTGGTTCAGTCAGAAACAGGCCTCGCTATGGTAACAGGTTCACCTTCAGAACCAGGCCGTGTTGGTGTTTCAGTTTGTGACATCGCGGCAGGGATGCATGCCCTTGTTGCCGTTTTAGAAGCTCTCTATGAACGAGAAAAAACTGGCTTAGGGAAAGCTGTAAAATCGACTTTATTTGCCGGCATGGCAGATTGGATGACGGTCCCTCTCCTCCATCAGGAATACGGTGGAAAACCACCTGGACGCGGTGGGTTACGGCATCCTTCCATCGCCCCCTATGAAGCATTTGAGACAGGAGACGGAAATAAAATTGTCCTCTCAATCCAGAACCAAACGGAATGGAAAAATTTGTGCATAGATGCACTTAACGCTCCTGAGCTCATTGAAGATCCAAGGTATAAAACCAATGAGGACCGTGTTGAAAACCGTGAAATTCTCCATGATGCGATCGGCGCAATTTTTTCCCAAATGACACGTGCTGAAGCCGCTGAAAAACTCCTGAAAGCAAGAATTGCCTTTGGATCATTAAACAGCGTAGAGGACCTATCCTCTCATCCTCAGTTAGACCGGGTTCAAGTGAACAGCCCAGAAGGACCAGTCAATCTAGTCTCCTCTCCCATAAAGTTTGCAGGACAAGAAGAGAGCTATAAACCTATTCCAGCACTTGGCGAGCATAACGAAAGTCTAAAAGCAGAGTTTAAGGAATAAGATGTCTGCAGCCCGAAACGCCGCCCTACAGGATAAATATGGTGCTGCCTATAAATGGCTTGCCG
This genomic stretch from Sneathiella limimaris harbors:
- a CDS encoding CaiB/BaiF CoA transferase family protein, yielding MPLPLEDILVVSLEQAVAAPYLSSRLADAGARVIKIERPEGDFARAYDSVVHGQSAYFVWLNRGKESIQLNIKEDDDLALLKRMISKADIFIQNLAPGIVDKFGLDSETLRRNRPELITVDISGYGETGPFAKMKAYDMLVQSETGLAMVTGSPSEPGRVGVSVCDIAAGMHALVAVLEALYEREKTGLGKAVKSTLFAGMADWMTVPLLHQEYGGKPPGRGGLRHPSIAPYEAFETGDGNKIVLSIQNQTEWKNLCIDALNAPELIEDPRYKTNEDRVENREILHDAIGAIFSQMTRAEAAEKLLKARIAFGSLNSVEDLSSHPQLDRVQVNSPEGPVNLVSSPIKFAGQEESYKPIPALGEHNESLKAEFKE